Genomic segment of Sphingomonas telluris:
TCCACTTAGCGCGCTGCAGCTGCCAGACACCGAGGCCGATCATCACCGCGATGGCGCCGATGACGAGGATCGTCGGAATGAGGGGGATACGCTTGCTCATGACGCGATCCTGCCTTCCGCCGCGCGGTGGCGATACTCTTGCGCGATCAGCCATGCCTTACCCGAGCGAAGGCCGCCGATGGTAAGGGCGAGGCCGACCGGCAGCCAGACGAGATGTACCCACCAAGGTGGCGAGGCAACCTGATCCACCACAACGGCCAGCACGGTGAGCACCGCGCCGACGATCAGGATCAGGAAAGCGGCTGGTCCGTCGCCGACGTTGAAGCTGTCGAAGTCGAGGCCGCACGCATTGCAGCGCGGCGCGAAACGAACCCAGCCGGCAAAGAGACGGCCCTGCCCGCACCGCGGGCAGAGGCCTTTGAGGGCAGCGACAAGAGGCGTGGGCTCTTTCACCCCGCCCAGGCCCGTCACCCGGCGTGCGGCGCGCCCCAGCCGCCCCACACGTAGATGGAGACGAACAGGAAGAGCCATACGACGTCGACGAAATGCCAGTACCAGGCGGCCGCTTCGAAGCCGAAGTGCTGCTTCGGCGTGAAGTCGCCCTTCCATGCGCGGATCAGGCAGACCGTCAGGAAGATGGTGCCGACAATCACGTGGAAGCCGTGGAAGCCGGTCGCCATGAAGAAGGTCGAACCGTAGATGGTGCCGCCGTTCGCCTGCTTGAACGCGAAGGGCGCGTGCATGTACTCGTACGCCTGGATGCTGGTGAACAGCACGCCGAGGAGCACGGTCATCAGCAGGCCGAGCTTCAGCCCTTCGCGATCACCGTGGATTAGCGAGTGGTGCGCGTAGGTCACCGTCGTGCCGGAGCACAGCAGGATCAAGGTGTTGAGCAGCGGGAAGCCGAACGGGTCGAGCACGTTCTGGCCCTTGGGCGGCCAGACTCCGCCGATCACTTCGGCGCTCGACGGGAACAACGACGCATCGAAATAGGCCCAGAACCAGGCGAGGAAGAACATCACCTCTGAGGCGATGAACAGGATCATGCCGTAGCGCAGATGAAGTTGAACGACCGGCGTGTGATACCCCTGGTGCGCTTCCTTGATCGTGTTGCCCCACCAACTGGCCATCGTAATGAGGACACCGATCAGGCCTGCGATGCAGACGAACGGTCCGAACCGGTTGTCGTGAAGCCACATCACCAGCCCGCCGAAGAGAGCGAACGCGGAGAAGGAGCCGATCAGCGGCCAGGGATCCGGATCTACGAGATGATAATCGTGGTTCTTCGTTGCGGCCATGCGCGGGGCTTTCCTCGTCTCGTTTGAATCGGCCTCTAGCGAGCCGTTGCGGGAGTTTCCACTGGGTAAAATGTATAGCTTAGAGTGATCTCGTCGATGTCCTTCGTATCCGGGTCATCCTTGATCTTCGGATCGACGTAAAACACGACGGGCATGTCGACGGATTGGCCGCCCTTCAGCGTCTGTTCGGTGAAGCAGAAGCACTCGATTTTCGAGAAGTAGGGGCCGGCCGTTTCCGGCGTCACGTTGAATACCGCCTGGCCCGTCGTGGTCCGCGCAGTCAGGTTCGTTGCACGATACAGGATCTGGGTCCGCGCACCCGGCGCGATCCGCACGGTTTCCTGGACCGGCTCGAACTTCCACGGCAGCGCGGCATTGATGTTGGCGTCGAAGCGGACACCGATCTGGCCCGCGACGGCGCCCGGCGCTCTTTCGGCCCGCAGCGGAGTGCCGTCGAAGCCGGTGAGCTGGCAGAAGGCGCGGTAGAGCGGGACGGCTGCGAAGGCCAAAGCCAGCATGCACGCTGCCACCAGCGCCATCATCCGCGCGGTGCGGACGTTGCGGCTTGCGACGGCCGTCACCTGTGCAGCCCGATTTTGGCGACCGTGATCAGGAACAGCAGGATCACGAACGCGCCGAGAAGCCAGGCCATCAGCCGCGCACGTTCGCGCTGCCGCTTGAGCAGTTCGTCTTCCGGCATCGGGTTCATGCGGCCATCCAGCGATCGAGGACAAGCGCTGCGAACAGCGCGAAAAGATAGAGGATGGAGAAAGCGAACAGGCGCCGCTCCGGCTTCATCCCGCTCGGCTCCGAAGCCCGATTGGCGAAGACGGCGACCGCCAGGGCGAGGAAAACGATGCTCAGGACGGCGGCTGCGATACCGTAGATCGCGCCCGTCAGGCTGAACGCCCACGGCGCCACGGCCGCGACCGCGACGGTCAGGCTATAGAGAAGGATCTGCAGCCGCGTGTTCTGGATGCCCGCGACCACCGGCAGCATCGGCACATTCGCAGCGGCGTAGTCCGACTTCACGAACAGCGACAGCGCCCAGAAATGCGGCGGCGTCCACAGGAAGATGATGGCGAACAGAAGCACGGGCAGCAGTTCGATCCGGCCCGTCGCGGCGACCCATCCGATCAGCGGCGGGAAGGCTCCGGCGGCTCCGCCGATGACGATGTTCTGGGCCGTCCGCCGCTTCAGCCAGACGGTGTAGACCAGCACATAGAAGAGGATCGAAACGGCCAGCAGCAGGGCAGCGAGATGATTAGTCGCGAGGTCCATAAGGACGACCGAGAAGACCGACAGGCCGACGCCGAAGTGCAATGCCGACTGCCGATCCATCCGCCGCGCGGGCAGCGGGCGATTGGCCGTGCGGCGCATCTTTGCGTCGAGGTCCGCTTCGTACCACTGGTTGAGCGCTCCCGCCGCGCCTGCACCCAGCGCAATGCACAGGATGGCGGTGAAGCCGAGAACGGGGGGCAGGCTTACCGGAGCCGCGAGTAGTCCGCACAGGCCGGTGAAGACCACCAGGCTCATGACGCGCGGCTTGGTCAGCGCGACGAGGTCGCGCCAGTCGGCGGGCAGGGTTGGTTGCGCGATCGAGGGAGTCATGACTCGCGCCGGGCTATAGAGGGGAGAAGCGGAGACTGGAACCCTCGGCGGCCATGGTTAGATTCGCAGAATGATGATCCGATTCGCCTTTGCGCTCAGCTTGTTGCTCGCCTCCCCCGTCGCAGCCCAGACCGCCCCGGCGGCACCGGCTCCGGCTGAAGACCAGGTCAAGGTCGCGCTCGACACCAGCGCGGGCCGCATCGTCCTCGCGCTGGACCGCGCCCATGCGCCCATCACGACCGCGAACTTCCTGAAATATGTCGATGCCGGCCGCTTCAACGGCGAGAGTTTCTACCGCGCAATGAAGTTCACTGACGGCGGCGGGATAATCCAGGGTGGCATCACCAGCGACGCCCGCAAGCTCTATCCGGCGATCAAGCACGAGCCGGTCAGCGAGACGGGCATCAGGCATGTCGCGGGGACGGTCTCGATGGCCGCCTTCTCTCCCGGCTCGGCTAAGGCCGACTTCTTCATCCTGACGACCGACATCCCGTCCTTTGACAAGAATTTCGCGGCGTTCGGCCACGTCGTCGAAGGGATGGACGTGGTGAAGTCGATCCTCGTCGCCCCGACGTCGCCGACGAAAGGCGAAGGTGTAATGCGCGGCCAGATGCTCGACCCGGTGGTGAAGATCACGAAGGCGACGCGCGTCGCCGGATAGGAGCTACGCGAGTGCTGGCTGGGCCGCGGCGCGCCGACGCCGCATCGCGAAACCGACCGCGCCGAACCCAAGCAGCATCATCGCCCAGGTTGCAGGCTCCGGAACGCCGCCGCTCGTGCTTCCACTGACGTAGCTGAACGCATTCACGCCCTCGATGTTGGGCGGGTCCTGCAAGAACTGCGTACTCCCAAGAAGGTACCCCATCTGGGTGCCAGCGGTGTCCGGTAGCGCCAGGGTCAGCGTTCCCTCGGAATCGAGGAAGCTCTGGCCGTGGATAAACTCGAACCGGATTTCGCCGGATGAAGCGTCGATCAGAAGATGGATGTAAGGCGTCGGGAAGCCGCCGCCGTCCAGCGAGCTGAGGAACGTTATCACCGCGATGTCCGTGCCGAAGTTCGGCTGCGTTTCGGGGAACGTTCCCGCGCTCATCGTCCCGAAGAAGGCGTCGTACGGGCCCGCCGTGCCGGTGTTGCCCGGCGCATAGAGCGGCGCGATCACCGGTACGCCGAAGGTCGTGAAGTCGGCGTTGGCGTCCACGCCGAGCGGGATCTCCTCGCCGAACGAGACAATCCCGCGATCGTAGATGTAGGCCTGGTCCGTGAGGCCGTTGCCGAAGTCGAAGCTGAATCCCAGCGATGTCCCGGTGCATGCAACACCGATCGTGCAGGGCGTGATCTCAGTTCCGATGTCGATGAACTGCCCCTGGTCGATCACCGTACGACGGGCCGATGCAGGAGCGGCGAGAAGGCTGGCCGAAAGGGCGACAGCAGCAATCAGAGAGAGAGCACGCCGCGACATTCTCATTCCTTCCGTGAGACGTGTGCAGGGGAGCGACTCGATTGATGTAAGTTTATCATTAACCAGGAGCAGATCGAAGCCGCCTCTCCCGCAAAATCAACGCGGCGGCATGTCTTCTTCCAGTACAGTCTGCGATCGGCCGGTGCTTCCGGC
This window contains:
- a CDS encoding cytochrome c oxidase subunit 3, translated to MAATKNHDYHLVDPDPWPLIGSFSAFALFGGLVMWLHDNRFGPFVCIAGLIGVLITMASWWGNTIKEAHQGYHTPVVQLHLRYGMILFIASEVMFFLAWFWAYFDASLFPSSAEVIGGVWPPKGQNVLDPFGFPLLNTLILLCSGTTVTYAHHSLIHGDREGLKLGLLMTVLLGVLFTSIQAYEYMHAPFAFKQANGGTIYGSTFFMATGFHGFHVIVGTIFLTVCLIRAWKGDFTPKQHFGFEAAAWYWHFVDVVWLFLFVSIYVWGGWGAPHAG
- a CDS encoding peptidylprolyl isomerase, which produces MMIRFAFALSLLLASPVAAQTAPAAPAPAEDQVKVALDTSAGRIVLALDRAHAPITTANFLKYVDAGRFNGESFYRAMKFTDGGGIIQGGITSDARKLYPAIKHEPVSETGIRHVAGTVSMAAFSPGSAKADFFILTTDIPSFDKNFAAFGHVVEGMDVVKSILVAPTSPTKGEGVMRGQMLDPVVKITKATRVAG
- a CDS encoding DUF983 domain-containing protein; this encodes MKEPTPLVAALKGLCPRCGQGRLFAGWVRFAPRCNACGLDFDSFNVGDGPAAFLILIVGAVLTVLAVVVDQVASPPWWVHLVWLPVGLALTIGGLRSGKAWLIAQEYRHRAAEGRIAS
- a CDS encoding heme o synthase translates to MTPSIAQPTLPADWRDLVALTKPRVMSLVVFTGLCGLLAAPVSLPPVLGFTAILCIALGAGAAGALNQWYEADLDAKMRRTANRPLPARRMDRQSALHFGVGLSVFSVVLMDLATNHLAALLLAVSILFYVLVYTVWLKRRTAQNIVIGGAAGAFPPLIGWVAATGRIELLPVLLFAIIFLWTPPHFWALSLFVKSDYAAANVPMLPVVAGIQNTRLQILLYSLTVAVAAVAPWAFSLTGAIYGIAAAVLSIVFLALAVAVFANRASEPSGMKPERRLFAFSILYLFALFAALVLDRWMAA
- a CDS encoding cytochrome c oxidase assembly protein translates to MTAVASRNVRTARMMALVAACMLALAFAAVPLYRAFCQLTGFDGTPLRAERAPGAVAGQIGVRFDANINAALPWKFEPVQETVRIAPGARTQILYRATNLTARTTTGQAVFNVTPETAGPYFSKIECFCFTEQTLKGGQSVDMPVVFYVDPKIKDDPDTKDIDEITLSYTFYPVETPATAR
- a CDS encoding PEPxxWA-CTERM sorting domain-containing protein, with translation MSRRALSLIAAVALSASLLAAPASARRTVIDQGQFIDIGTEITPCTIGVACTGTSLGFSFDFGNGLTDQAYIYDRGIVSFGEEIPLGVDANADFTTFGVPVIAPLYAPGNTGTAGPYDAFFGTMSAGTFPETQPNFGTDIAVITFLSSLDGGGFPTPYIHLLIDASSGEIRFEFIHGQSFLDSEGTLTLALPDTAGTQMGYLLGSTQFLQDPPNIEGVNAFSYVSGSTSGGVPEPATWAMMLLGFGAVGFAMRRRRAAAQPALA